Proteins encoded together in one Nostoc sp. PCC 7524 window:
- a CDS encoding MBOAT family O-acyltransferase: MNFISIIYGIFLLSVIGIYWSFVRQQMRLWTLLIASLIFYASLSFQYVPLLLTLTFINFQLGREIGKNTTPGKHNQEWEISNEEWQFANVDWNRRRWKLLWFGIGINVVILLTFKYINGLLKLIFDLPTNSLDGSLKIIAPLGISFFTFECIAYLVDVYRGAPATNQFLKFATYKLFFAKLISGPITRYHNLASQFNVQEFPTTEQVSEALWLIARGAVKKGILADNLGVFVDLCFGNLQRAGSNDLWLATLAYGLQLYLDFSGYVDIARGSALLFGLVLPENFDFPYFSTSIAEFWRRWHMTLGDWLRNYVYFPLGGSRQGLIRTCWNLFIVMLIAGIWHGSVWGFIVWGVYHGLALVVHRLTDVVSDRYEKLELFWQNPLGVVIAWLLTQLMVFTSWIWFRLPNLQDSSWVFQHLWGQTADAQFYQKVYIEALNTSPNQIAWMMGILAMFMGITYIFKGRLKLDLNWPLKLVFVPLFLYAVWLFAPEGSLPYIYFDF; this comes from the coding sequence ATGAACTTTATATCTATCATTTACGGAATTTTTCTACTGAGTGTTATAGGAATTTATTGGTCTTTTGTCCGTCAGCAAATGCGGCTATGGACTTTACTAATTGCTAGTCTGATATTCTACGCATCCCTCAGCTTTCAATATGTACCACTGCTATTAACTCTCACTTTTATTAACTTTCAGTTAGGTAGAGAAATTGGTAAAAACACTACACCAGGAAAACATAATCAAGAATGGGAAATTTCTAATGAAGAATGGCAGTTTGCTAATGTAGATTGGAATCGCCGCCGTTGGAAATTATTATGGTTTGGTATAGGTATAAATGTTGTAATTTTATTAACGTTTAAATATATAAATGGGTTACTAAAATTAATTTTTGATTTGCCAACTAACTCGCTAGATGGCTCTTTAAAAATTATTGCTCCTTTGGGAATTTCTTTTTTCACCTTTGAGTGTATTGCCTATTTAGTAGATGTCTATCGTGGTGCGCCTGCCACCAATCAATTTCTCAAATTTGCCACATACAAATTATTTTTTGCCAAATTGATTTCTGGCCCCATTACTCGCTATCACAATCTAGCCAGTCAATTTAACGTCCAAGAATTTCCCACTACTGAGCAAGTGTCAGAAGCATTGTGGTTAATTGCTAGAGGTGCTGTGAAAAAAGGGATTTTGGCAGATAATTTAGGTGTATTTGTCGATTTATGTTTTGGGAATCTACAACGGGCTGGTAGCAACGACTTATGGCTGGCGACTCTTGCCTATGGTTTGCAGTTGTATTTAGATTTCAGTGGTTATGTAGATATTGCCCGTGGAAGTGCTTTGCTGTTTGGTTTGGTGCTACCAGAAAATTTTGATTTTCCCTACTTCAGCACTAGCATTGCGGAATTTTGGCGACGTTGGCACATGACTTTAGGAGATTGGTTACGTAACTATGTCTACTTTCCTTTAGGCGGTTCTCGTCAAGGTTTAATTCGCACCTGCTGGAATCTATTTATTGTCATGCTCATCGCTGGGATTTGGCACGGCTCTGTTTGGGGTTTTATTGTTTGGGGTGTGTATCACGGTTTAGCTTTGGTGGTGCATCGATTGACTGATGTCGTGAGCGATCGCTATGAAAAATTAGAGCTATTCTGGCAAAATCCTCTAGGTGTAGTTATTGCTTGGCTATTAACCCAATTGATGGTATTCACATCTTGGATTTGGTTCCGTCTGCCAAACTTGCAAGACTCTTCTTGGGTATTTCAGCACCTTTGGGGACAGACTGCTGATGCCCAGTTTTATCAAAAAGTCTATATTGAAGCCCTGAATACTAGCCCCAATCAAATTGCTTGGATGATGGGAATTTTGGCTATGTTCATGGGTATAACTTATATCTTTAAAGGTAGACTCAAGCTAGACTTGAACTGGCCTCTAAAATTGGTATTTGTGCCTCTATTTCTCTACGCTGTCTGGTTATTTGCTCCAGAGGGCAGCCTTCCTTATATTTACTTCGATTTTTAA
- the psbA gene encoding photosystem II q(b) protein, producing MTTTLQQRKSANVWEQFCEWITSTDNRIYIGWFGVLMIPTLLAATTCFIIAFIAAPPVDIDGIREPVAGSLIYGNNIISGAVVPSSNAIGLHFYPIWEAASLDEWLYNGGPYQLVIFHFLIGCACYLGRQWELSYRLGMRPWICVAYSAPLASATAVFLIYPIGQGSFSDGMPLGISGTFNFMIVFQAEHNILMHPFHMLGVAGVFGGSLFSAMHGSLVTSSLVRETTETESQNYGYKFGQEEETYNIVAAHGYFGRLIFQYASFNNSRSLHFFLAAWPVVGIWFTALGISTMAFNLNGFNFNQSVIDSQGRVINTWADIINRANLGMEVMHERNAHNFPLDLAAGEVAPVALTAPAING from the coding sequence ATGACCACAACCTTACAACAGCGCAAAAGCGCCAATGTATGGGAGCAGTTCTGCGAGTGGATCACCAGCACCGACAACCGGATTTACATCGGTTGGTTCGGCGTGTTAATGATCCCCACCCTGCTAGCTGCAACCACCTGCTTCATCATCGCCTTCATCGCTGCACCTCCAGTAGACATCGATGGTATCCGCGAACCAGTTGCAGGTTCTTTAATCTACGGAAACAACATCATCTCTGGTGCAGTTGTTCCTTCTTCTAACGCTATCGGTTTGCACTTCTACCCCATCTGGGAAGCAGCTTCCTTAGATGAGTGGTTGTACAACGGTGGTCCTTACCAATTGGTAATTTTCCACTTCTTGATCGGTTGCGCTTGCTACCTAGGTCGTCAGTGGGAATTGTCCTACCGCTTAGGTATGCGTCCTTGGATCTGCGTAGCATACTCTGCACCTTTGGCATCTGCTACAGCAGTATTCTTGATCTACCCCATCGGTCAAGGTTCCTTCTCTGACGGTATGCCCTTGGGTATCTCCGGCACCTTCAACTTCATGATCGTGTTCCAAGCAGAACACAACATCCTGATGCACCCCTTCCACATGTTAGGTGTGGCTGGTGTATTCGGCGGTAGCTTGTTCTCTGCAATGCACGGTTCCTTGGTAACTTCCTCCTTGGTGCGTGAAACCACCGAAACCGAATCTCAAAACTACGGTTACAAATTCGGTCAAGAAGAAGAAACCTACAACATCGTTGCAGCCCACGGCTACTTCGGTCGTTTGATCTTCCAATACGCATCTTTCAACAACAGCCGTTCCTTGCACTTCTTCTTGGCTGCATGGCCAGTAGTAGGCATCTGGTTCACCGCATTGGGCATCAGCACAATGGCGTTCAACTTGAACGGTTTCAACTTCAACCAATCCGTGATTGACTCCCAAGGTCGCGTTATCAACACCTGGGCTGATATCATCAACCGCGCTAACTTGGGTATGGAAGTAATGCACGAGCGTAACGCTCACAACTTCCCCTTAGACTTGGCTGCTGGTGAAGTTGCTCCTGTTGCTTTAACTGCACCTGCAATCAACGGCTAA
- a CDS encoding SWIM zinc finger family protein: MNKFSRTWWGDRFIKALEDFTDDGRLQRGRSYARGGKVKSFEIDKNIITAQVRGSVNPYFGVYKEPTYNIVIEITPIAKARWNEAIKNLSAKASIVSRLLLNEVPENIEETFSQMGLHLLPHCSKDFKTKCSCPDYANPCKHIAGVYYLVASQLDNNPFLLFELRGLAKTELQAKLADSPLGKALSTVLDAQELTIEPSQSFYTKPEKQTLSDKPNLREYWLGTKRLPSTIEVTNDSGVSAILVKKEGDFPAFWRKDNSFIETMEELYQRVKNKNQNLM, from the coding sequence ATGAATAAGTTTAGCAGAACTTGGTGGGGCGATCGCTTTATTAAAGCATTAGAAGATTTTACCGATGATGGTCGCCTGCAAAGAGGACGTTCCTATGCTCGTGGTGGGAAAGTTAAAAGTTTTGAAATCGATAAAAATATCATCACTGCTCAAGTTAGAGGTTCAGTTAATCCCTACTTTGGAGTTTACAAAGAACCCACATATAACATAGTCATTGAAATTACCCCCATTGCCAAAGCTCGCTGGAATGAAGCCATCAAAAATCTTTCTGCCAAAGCTAGTATTGTTTCCCGTTTATTACTGAACGAAGTCCCCGAAAATATTGAAGAAACTTTCTCCCAAATGGGATTACACTTATTACCCCATTGTAGTAAAGACTTCAAAACCAAATGTTCTTGTCCAGATTATGCTAACCCTTGTAAGCACATAGCCGGAGTTTATTATTTAGTAGCTTCCCAACTCGATAACAACCCCTTTTTACTATTTGAATTGCGGGGACTGGCCAAAACAGAACTACAAGCCAAACTTGCTGATTCACCTTTAGGTAAAGCACTATCCACCGTCTTAGATGCACAAGAATTAACTATTGAACCCAGTCAATCTTTTTACACCAAACCAGAAAAACAGACTCTCAGCGACAAGCCAAACTTAAGAGAATATTGGCTAGGTACAAAACGTTTACCATCTACAATTGAAGTCACCAACGATAGCGGAGTCTCAGCAATTTTAGTCAAAAAAGAAGGTGACTTCCCAGCCTTCTGGCGCAAAGATAATTCTTTCATTGAGACAATGGAAGAACTTTATCAACGAGTTAAAAATAAGAATCAGAATTTAATGTAA
- a CDS encoding WD40 repeat domain-containing protein → MEQGLKLLIQLVVEFAPVIVALINKRTDESLDITKYQIPQAIQTFIEIADTVTPKKTVETGFEQEKLLQQQLSAYQRETLLEVAKQERDTALKLPEVNKILDSWPLRLYPSQILESHVGYGRTPLKIFLAPPQVKFDEFDHKHEETAGIELMLAEGIREFINNNYSLHHPMRPIEFLAGAWDSKRFHSESSIKALFGMLKTEPVLILESENDGDYLNFRIAYWGLGQTNYYYKTISRINYREIIQQSAKNRALEWKKIRDNLLALGEDIAEINKFGQDNVVNLAILEKAEKWQAQGIDISKLGLKYQVNHQDFEQLGQVLITCHRLVAAWVADIYHLVHHDVPPLLPELLPSLLKDAFDLQSVQAIAMGYKQVYQALEKERLYWVPELALQLAQSLAHLPDRSWSQEQINYSINTWLDLHRVSRHEFANPLEAMQSAIRVEDEEYVHKLKAYFLAVNDRQSILDVEKLLVAIAHLKHKRTLEAPSLGYTLKGHSGRVTSVAISPEGEVLVSGCTDQNINIWNLNDGNFIKTIAGNLGEVSSVAVSPNGDFLAVGSCEHPRSNVKVWDLKTGKLIHTLLGHQKPVNVVVISPDGQILASGSNKIKLWNLHKGDRICTLWHSSAVHAIAISPDGTILASGSSDTKIRLWNPRTGDPLRTLVGHAGDVKAIAMSPDGQLLFSGSADTTIKIWHLITGKLLYSLTEHTDEITSLAVSPDGQTLFSSSADTTIKIWRISNCEAVQTLTGHSEKINTIALSPDGKVLASGSSDQTIKIWQIDKIQ, encoded by the coding sequence ATGGAGCAAGGGTTAAAGCTACTGATTCAATTAGTGGTAGAGTTTGCACCTGTAATTGTTGCTCTGATCAACAAAAGAACAGACGAAAGTCTAGATATCACTAAATATCAAATTCCTCAAGCGATTCAAACATTTATTGAAATTGCTGATACTGTCACACCTAAAAAAACTGTAGAGACAGGGTTTGAGCAAGAAAAACTCTTGCAACAGCAATTGTCAGCTTATCAGCGAGAGACACTATTAGAAGTAGCAAAACAAGAAAGAGATACGGCTCTTAAATTACCAGAAGTCAATAAAATTCTTGATAGTTGGCCTTTAAGGCTATATCCTTCACAAATTTTAGAATCTCATGTTGGTTATGGTCGCACACCACTAAAAATTTTCCTTGCGCCTCCACAAGTGAAATTTGATGAATTTGACCACAAACATGAAGAGACTGCTGGTATTGAGCTAATGTTAGCAGAAGGAATCAGGGAGTTTATCAACAACAACTACTCCCTCCATCATCCCATGCGTCCTATAGAATTTTTAGCAGGAGCTTGGGATAGTAAGCGGTTTCATAGTGAATCTAGTATCAAGGCTCTGTTTGGAATGTTAAAAACAGAGCCAGTTTTAATTTTAGAATCAGAAAATGATGGCGATTATTTAAATTTTCGCATTGCTTATTGGGGTTTAGGTCAAACAAATTACTACTATAAAACAATTTCTAGAATAAACTACAGAGAAATTATTCAGCAATCCGCTAAGAATAGAGCTTTGGAATGGAAAAAAATCCGCGATAATTTATTAGCTTTAGGGGAAGATATCGCAGAAATCAACAAATTTGGTCAAGATAATGTAGTAAATTTAGCCATTTTAGAGAAAGCAGAGAAATGGCAAGCTCAGGGAATTGATATTAGTAAGTTAGGGTTAAAATATCAAGTAAATCACCAAGATTTTGAGCAACTTGGTCAAGTATTAATTACTTGTCATCGTCTAGTAGCTGCATGGGTAGCAGATATTTATCATCTGGTTCATCATGATGTACCCCCCTTACTGCCAGAGTTACTACCAAGCTTACTTAAAGATGCTTTTGACTTGCAATCAGTGCAAGCCATTGCTATGGGTTACAAGCAAGTTTACCAAGCTTTGGAAAAAGAGCGTCTTTACTGGGTTCCAGAGCTAGCCTTACAATTAGCCCAGAGTTTAGCTCATTTACCCGATCGCTCATGGTCACAAGAACAAATTAATTATTCCATCAATACCTGGTTAGATTTGCATCGAGTTTCACGCCATGAATTTGCTAATCCCCTAGAGGCGATGCAATCAGCTATCAGAGTTGAAGATGAGGAATATGTACACAAGTTAAAGGCATATTTCCTCGCTGTTAACGATCGCCAGAGTATTCTGGATGTGGAGAAATTATTAGTAGCGATCGCCCATCTCAAACACAAGCGTACCTTAGAAGCTCCCAGTTTGGGTTATACCCTCAAAGGTCATTCAGGTAGAGTCACATCTGTTGCTATTAGTCCGGAAGGTGAAGTTCTAGTCAGTGGGTGTACAGATCAAAATATCAACATCTGGAATCTTAATGATGGTAACTTTATCAAGACCATAGCCGGGAATTTGGGAGAAGTTTCATCAGTCGCCGTTAGTCCTAACGGTGATTTCCTAGCTGTGGGGAGTTGCGAACATCCTAGAAGTAACGTCAAAGTCTGGGATTTAAAGACAGGTAAACTCATCCATACCCTCCTAGGGCATCAAAAACCCGTCAATGTCGTAGTTATCAGCCCAGATGGACAGATTTTAGCAAGTGGTAGCAACAAAATCAAACTTTGGAACTTGCATAAAGGCGATCGCATTTGCACCCTTTGGCATTCTTCAGCAGTTCATGCGATCGCGATCAGCCCCGATGGTACAATCCTGGCCAGTGGGAGTTCCGACACTAAAATCCGACTGTGGAATCCCCGCACAGGTGATCCTTTACGCACACTTGTCGGTCATGCTGGTGATGTTAAAGCGATCGCTATGAGTCCAGATGGTCAGTTACTATTTAGTGGTAGTGCAGACACCACCATCAAAATTTGGCACTTAATTACAGGTAAATTGCTTTACAGCTTAACAGAACACACCGACGAAATCACATCCTTAGCCGTGAGTCCTGATGGACAAACCCTCTTTAGTAGCAGTGCAGATACAACCATTAAAATCTGGCGAATTTCTAACTGTGAAGCTGTACAAACTTTGACTGGACATTCCGAAAAAATCAACACTATTGCTCTAAGTCCTGATGGTAAGGTTCTCGCCAGTGGGAGTTCCGATCAAACCATCAAAATTTGGCAAATAGATAAAATACAATGA
- a CDS encoding DUF433 domain-containing protein, which translates to MFIPIIKEHIEITPGVCGGKPRIAGHRIRVQDIVIWHEKMGMSPDEILYHHPSISLADVYAALAYYHDHQEEIRQQIATDEEFARQLQEQNPSLLQQKLKHRQHG; encoded by the coding sequence ATGTTTATTCCCATCATTAAAGAACACATCGAGATTACGCCTGGTGTGTGTGGAGGAAAACCCAGAATTGCCGGACATCGCATCAGAGTTCAAGATATTGTGATCTGGCATGAAAAAATGGGAATGTCACCCGATGAAATTCTTTATCATCATCCTAGTATTAGCCTAGCTGATGTTTATGCAGCCTTAGCTTATTATCATGATCATCAAGAAGAAATTCGCCAACAAATTGCTACAGATGAAGAATTTGCTCGTCAACTGCAAGAACAAAATCCATCATTATTACAACAAAAACTAAAACATCGTCAGCATGGCTAA
- a CDS encoding DUF5615 family PIN-like protein: MAKIKFHLDENITLAIANGLRRRGIDVTTTPEKGMIGISDEQQLEFAISENRVIFTQDTDFLRLHYAGCSHRGIIYCPQTSKSIGKILQGLILIWEVIDSEEIQNHLEYL, translated from the coding sequence ATGGCTAAGATTAAATTTCATTTAGATGAAAATATAACTCTTGCCATAGCAAATGGATTACGAAGACGTGGTATTGATGTGACCACTACTCCAGAGAAAGGAATGATCGGAATATCTGACGAACAACAATTAGAATTTGCGATTTCTGAAAATAGAGTGATTTTTACCCAAGATACTGATTTTCTGAGACTACATTACGCAGGTTGTTCTCATCGAGGTATTATTTACTGTCCACAAACAAGTAAATCTATTGGAAAAATTTTACAAGGTTTAATATTAATTTGGGAAGTAATAGATTCTGAAGAAATACAGAATCATTTAGAATATTTATAA
- the fba gene encoding class II fructose-bisphosphate aldolase (catalyzes the reversible aldol condensation of dihydroxyacetonephosphate and glyceraldehyde 3-phosphate in the Calvin cycle, glycolysis, and/or gluconeogenesis) — protein sequence MALVPMRLLLDHAAENGYGIPAFNVNNLEQIQAIMKAAEETDSPVILQASRGARNYAGENFLRHLILAAVETYPHIPIVMHQDHGNAPSTCYSAIKNNFTSVMMDGSLEADAKTPASFEYNVNVTREVVNVAHALGVSVEGELGCLGSLETGAGEAEDGHGFEGTLDHSQLLTDPDEAVSFVEATQVDALAVAIGTSHGAYKFTRKPTGEILAISRIEEIHRRLPNTHLVMHGSSSVPEDLIALINEFGGAIPETYGVPVEEIQKGIQSGVRKVNIDTDNRLAITAAVREALAKAPKEFDPRHFLKPSIKYMQKVCAERYVQFGTAGNASKIKQVTLEDFAAKYAKGELNAVTKAAAKV from the coding sequence ATGGCGCTGGTACCAATGCGGCTGTTGTTGGATCACGCGGCTGAGAACGGTTACGGCATCCCAGCTTTTAACGTTAACAACCTGGAGCAGATTCAGGCAATTATGAAGGCGGCTGAAGAGACAGATAGCCCCGTCATTTTGCAAGCTTCCCGTGGCGCGCGTAACTATGCAGGTGAAAACTTCCTGCGCCACCTGATTTTGGCTGCGGTAGAAACCTATCCTCACATTCCCATTGTCATGCACCAAGATCATGGCAATGCTCCTTCTACCTGCTACTCAGCTATCAAGAACAACTTCACTAGCGTAATGATGGATGGTTCTTTGGAAGCTGACGCTAAAACCCCTGCTAGCTTCGAGTACAACGTTAACGTTACCCGCGAAGTTGTAAATGTAGCTCATGCCTTGGGCGTAAGTGTAGAAGGTGAACTCGGTTGCTTGGGTTCTCTGGAAACCGGTGCAGGTGAAGCTGAAGATGGACATGGTTTTGAAGGTACTCTTGACCATTCTCAACTGTTAACTGACCCCGATGAAGCTGTTAGCTTCGTAGAAGCAACCCAAGTAGATGCTTTGGCTGTAGCTATTGGTACAAGCCACGGTGCTTACAAGTTTACCCGCAAACCCACCGGCGAAATTTTGGCTATCAGCCGCATTGAAGAAATTCACCGTCGTCTACCTAACACCCATTTGGTAATGCACGGTTCTTCCTCCGTTCCTGAAGATTTAATCGCTTTGATTAACGAATTCGGCGGTGCGATTCCTGAAACCTATGGTGTACCTGTAGAAGAAATCCAAAAAGGTATCCAGAGCGGTGTACGTAAAGTTAACATCGACACCGACAACCGTTTGGCTATCACTGCGGCTGTGCGCGAAGCTTTAGCAAAAGCTCCCAAGGAATTTGACCCCCGTCACTTCCTCAAGCCTTCTATTAAATATATGCAGAAGGTTTGTGCTGAACGCTATGTACAATTCGGCACTGCTGGTAATGCTAGCAAGATTAAGCAAGTTACTCTCGAAGATTTTGCTGCTAAGTATGCTAAAGGTGAACTTAACGCTGTCACCAAGGCTGCTGCTAAAGTTTAA
- a CDS encoding aldose epimerase family protein, with translation MFSIAIQQQQYKTYILSDETAGSHLEIVPERGGIITRWQVKGEEILYLDAERFANPELSVRGGIPILFPICGNLPENTYTLNGKQYILKQHGFARDLPWQVIEQTTTNKATLTLVLSSNEQTKAVYPFDFQLLFTYELQGNTLEIRQQYHNLSSTQLPFSIGFHPYFLTGDKNQLEFAIPSQEYQDQKSKEIHPFNGNFDFNRDEIDFAFGQITSQSASVTDNSRQLKLTLDSDDIFSMLVFWTLQGKEFYCLEPWSAPRNALNTGEKLTVLEPGASHTASVRLTANFF, from the coding sequence GTGTTTAGCATTGCCATTCAACAGCAACAGTACAAAACCTACATCCTTTCTGATGAAACAGCAGGCTCTCATTTAGAGATAGTTCCAGAACGCGGTGGGATTATTACCCGTTGGCAAGTTAAGGGCGAAGAAATTCTCTACCTAGACGCTGAACGCTTTGCTAATCCAGAGTTGAGTGTCAGAGGTGGGATTCCGATTTTGTTTCCTATCTGTGGTAACTTACCTGAAAATACCTACACTCTCAACGGCAAGCAGTATATCCTCAAACAACATGGATTTGCCCGCGATTTACCTTGGCAAGTAATCGAGCAGACAACGACGAATAAAGCTACCCTCACCCTTGTTCTCAGCAGCAACGAGCAAACCAAGGCAGTTTATCCGTTTGATTTCCAACTCTTATTCACCTATGAACTCCAAGGAAATACTCTCGAAATTCGGCAGCAGTATCACAACCTGTCATCTACACAGTTACCTTTTTCTATAGGCTTTCATCCTTACTTCCTGACTGGGGATAAAAATCAGCTAGAGTTTGCTATTCCCTCCCAGGAGTATCAAGACCAGAAAAGCAAAGAAATTCATCCCTTTAACGGTAATTTTGACTTTAACCGCGATGAAATTGATTTTGCTTTTGGGCAGATTACCAGTCAGTCTGCTAGTGTGACAGACAATAGCCGCCAGTTGAAACTGACCCTAGACTCAGACGATATCTTTTCCATGTTGGTATTTTGGACATTACAAGGTAAAGAGTTCTATTGTCTCGAACCTTGGAGCGCACCCCGCAATGCTCTCAACACTGGTGAAAAGTTGACTGTGCTTGAACCGGGGGCTAGTCACACAGCATCTGTGAGATTAACGGCAAATTTTTTCTAG
- the pdhA gene encoding pyruvate dehydrogenase (acetyl-transferring) E1 component subunit alpha → MVQERTLPKFDTATAQITKEEGLLLYEDMILGRFFEDKCAEMYYRGKMFGFVHLYNGQEAVSSGVIKAMRPGEDYVSSTYRDHVHALSAGVPAREVMAELFGKATGCSKGRGGSMHMFSAEHRLLGGYAFVAEGIPVAAGAAFQSKYRREVLGDPKADQVTACFFGDGAANNGQFFETLNMAALWKLPIIFVVENNKWAIGMAHDRATSDPEIYKKASVFNMVGVEVDGMDVLAVHSVAQEAVARARAGEGPTLIEALTYRFRGHSLADPDELRSKDEKEFWFSRDPIKKLGTYLVEQNLADAAELKDIERRIQAVIDDAVKFAESSPEPDPSELYRFIFAEDE, encoded by the coding sequence ATGGTTCAAGAACGTACATTACCTAAATTTGATACTGCCACAGCCCAGATCACCAAAGAAGAAGGGTTACTGTTATACGAAGACATGATTTTAGGGCGTTTCTTTGAAGACAAGTGCGCCGAAATGTACTACAGAGGCAAAATGTTTGGTTTTGTCCACCTGTATAACGGACAAGAAGCAGTTTCTAGCGGCGTAATTAAAGCCATGCGCCCTGGTGAAGATTATGTCAGCAGTACCTACCGTGACCACGTTCATGCTCTGAGTGCGGGAGTACCAGCAAGAGAAGTCATGGCAGAATTATTCGGCAAAGCCACAGGTTGCAGTAAAGGGCGCGGTGGTTCCATGCACATGTTTTCTGCCGAACATCGCTTACTTGGTGGCTATGCTTTCGTAGCGGAAGGTATTCCCGTAGCGGCTGGCGCAGCTTTTCAAAGTAAATACCGCCGGGAAGTCTTGGGTGATCCCAAAGCCGATCAAGTAACCGCTTGCTTCTTTGGTGATGGCGCTGCTAACAACGGGCAGTTTTTTGAAACTCTGAATATGGCAGCCCTGTGGAAATTGCCAATTATTTTTGTAGTAGAGAATAATAAATGGGCGATCGGGATGGCACACGATCGCGCTACCTCCGATCCAGAGATTTACAAAAAAGCCAGCGTGTTCAACATGGTGGGCGTAGAAGTAGATGGTATGGATGTACTAGCAGTACATTCTGTAGCCCAAGAAGCAGTAGCTCGCGCCCGTGCTGGAGAAGGCCCCACCCTCATCGAAGCCCTCACCTATCGCTTCCGGGGTCACTCCTTAGCAGATCCAGACGAACTGCGAAGCAAAGATGAAAAAGAATTCTGGTTCTCCCGCGATCCCATCAAAAAACTAGGTACTTATCTTGTAGAGCAGAACCTAGCAGATGCAGCAGAACTCAAAGACATTGAGCGCAGGATTCAGGCAGTAATCGACGATGCTGTGAAATTCGCCGAAAGCAGCCCTGAACCAGATCCTAGCGAATTGTATCGCTTCATCTTTGCAGAAGACGAGTAG